The Schistocerca nitens isolate TAMUIC-IGC-003100 chromosome 8, iqSchNite1.1, whole genome shotgun sequence genome includes the window tagcagccagcagcagtcccagccagcagccagcagcagtcccagccagcagTGATCCCAGCCTGCAGCAAGCAGCGGTCGCAGGCAACAGCCATCAGgcagcagtggtcccagccagcAGTCAGCAGcggccccagccagcagccagcagccaacaGCGGTTCCAACCAGCTGCCAGCAACGGTCCCAGCCAGCAGTAGTCCCAGccggcagcggtcccagccagcagccagtagCATTCCCAACCAGCAACCAGCAGTagtgcagccagcagcggtctcaGCAAGCAGAGGTCCCTGCCAGCAGCCAGTAGCGATCCCAGACAGCTGCATTCCCTGCTAGCAGTGGTCCCTGCCAGCAGCTGTTCTCACCAGCAGCGGTCCCCGACAGCAGCAGTCCCGACCAGCTGCGGTCCCCGTCAGCAGTGGACCCTGGCAATAGCGGTACCCACtggcagcggtcccagccagcagccagcagctagAAGAGGTCCCTGCCAGTAACCAGCAGCGATCCCAGCCAGcaaccagcagcggtcccagccagcagccagcaatggtcccagccagcagccagcagcagttcaGCCAGCAGTGGTCACCGCCAGCAGCAGTCCCGGGCAGCAGCGATCCCAACCTGCAGCGGTGTCAGCCAGCAGCAAGCACCGGTCCCAGCCGGcagccagcaggcagcagcggtcccagccagcagggAGCAGcggccccagccagcagccagcagccaacaGCGGTCCCagacagcagccagcagcggtcccagacaACAGCCaggagcggtcccagccagcagccagcagtggtcctagccaactgccagcagccagcagcggaccCAGACAGCAGCCAGTAGCCAGCAGTGGACCCagacagcagccagcagcggtcccagccagcagctagcagcggtcccagccagcagccagcagcggtccgaGCCAGCAGCTGTCTCAGCAAGCAGTGGTCCCAGCCAACAGCCAGTAGCGTTTTCAGCCAGCTGCAGTCCCTGCTGGCCGCGGTCTCAGCGAGGagcagtcccagccagcagccatcaGCGGTCCCAGCGAGCAGACAGTAGCCAGTAGCGGTCCCAACCAGCAGCCAACTGCGgtaccagccagcagccagcagccagcagcggtcccagcaagCTGCTAGTAGCGGTCCAAGCCAGCAGCCAGTATCCAACAGCTGGCAGcgttcccagccagcagccagcagaggTTCCAGCCTGCAGAGATCCCAGCCAGCAGCGTTcctagccagcagccagcagcgatcCCAGCCAGCATCAGTCCCTGGCAGCAGTAATCCCCGCCAGCAGTGGTcccagcctgcagccagcagctgGCAGCCAGCAGTGTTCCGagtcagcagccagcagcggtcacagccagcagccagcagcgtgcCAAGCCACCAGCCAACAGTCAGCAGAAGTCCCAGCGCGCAGCCTGCAGCTGACCAAGCCAGCTGCCAGCAGCAGTCCAaggcagcagccagcagcggtcccagccagcagccagcagcatacccagccagcagccagcagtggtcgaCGCCAGCAACTGTCCTCGGTGGCAGCGGTCCTAGTCAGGAGCAGTCCCAGCCAGCAGctagcagcggtcccagccagaaGCCAGAAGCAGTCCGAGCCAGCAGCGTAGCCAGCCAGTAGCGGTCTTAGCcaacagcggtcccagccagcagccagctgcGTTCCCAACCAGCTGCAGTCCCCGCCAGCAGCGGTCCACGCCAGCAGCTGTCCCCTGCAGCAGCGGTCCCATctagcagcagccagcagccagcagcggtcgcaGCCAGCAGCTAGCAGCGTtcccagccagcagtggtccctgAAAGCAACTATCCCAGCCAGCAGTCAGCAGCAgacccagccagcagccagcagcgttccATCAAGCAGCGAGCAGCCAGCTGCGGTCCCTATCATCAGCCAGAAATGGTCCCAGCAAGCAGCTACCCGCAGTCCCAGCCAGCAGCTGTCCCagtcagcagcggtcccagccagcagcgaaCAGCATTCCCAGctagcagccagcagcgtccccagccagcagcggtccccccAGCAGTGGTCCCCGGCAGCAGCGGTCCGCACCAGCAGcgttcccagccagcagccagcagccagcagcggtcctagCCAGCAGCCAGgagcggttccagccagcagcggtacgagccagcagccagcagcggtccctgccagcagccagcCACATAGTCAGCCAGCAGCATTCACAGTCAGCCGCGAACCCCGCCCGCAGTGGTCCACGACAGCAGCAGTCCCCGGCAGCAGCGGTCTCCGCCAGTCacagtcccagccagcagccagcagccagcaattGTCCCAGCCAGCATGCATacgcggtcccagccagcagccagcatcgGTTTCAGCCAGCAACAAGCAGTGGTCCCAgccggcagccagcagccagcagcagaccTGGACAGGAACCAGgagcggttccagccagcagccagcagcctgcagcggtcccagccagcagccagaggGGGTCCTATCCAGCAGCGGCCCCAGTCTGCAGCGGTCTAAGCCAGCAGCTAGCAGCGTTCCCAGACGGCAGCCAGCAGCGttcgcagccagcagccagcagaggTCCTAGCCAGCAGCCAGCATCGTTCCCAGCCAGcaaccagcagcggtcccagccaacaGCTGTCcctgccagcagcggtccccgccagccgCTGTCCCTGCCAGCACTGTTCCCAGCAGCAGAGGTCCCAGCCAGCCGCCAGCAACGGTCCCCGCAAgaagcggtcccagccagcagccagcagcagtcccagccagcagcTAGCAGCGGTCCCAACCAGCAGAGATCCCAGCCAGCAGCGATCCCAGCCAGCAGCCACCAGCGTTCCCAGACAGCAGCGGTTCCGGCTAGCAACGGTCCCTGCCAGAACGATCCCAGTCAGCCGtgttcccagccagcagccagcagcgatcCCAGCCAGCAGCAGTACCCGGCACCAGCAGTCCCCACCAACAGTGGTCCCAGCCATCAGACAGCAGCGTTccaagccagcagccagcagcgatcCCAGCCAGCAGATAGCAGCGTTCCCAGCCAGCAGGCAACAGCCAACAGAAGTCccaaccagcagccagcagcagaccAAGCCAGCACTCAGCAGCGGTCCGAGACAGCAGCCAGCAGCgttcccagccagcagcagtccccacCACCAGCAGTCCACGCCAGAAGTTGTCCCCAGCAGCAGCAGTCTTAGCtagcagcagtcccagccagcagcTAGAAAAGGCCccaaccagcagccagcagccagcagcggtcgcagccagcagccagcagcgttccCAGCTAGCAGCGGTCCCTGAAAGCAGCGGTCCACACCAGCAGCCACCAGCAGTCCCAGCCAATGCCAGCAGCGGTCCCAACCAGCAGTCAGCCGCGGTCCCAGCTAGCAGCCAGAAGtgttccagccagcagccagcagccagctgcAGTCCCTGTCAGCAGCTAGcaacggtcccagccagcagctacCAGCGGTCCCAGCCTGCAGCGGTCCCAATCAGCATCGTTCCCA containing:
- the LOC126199630 gene encoding protein piccolo-like — protein: MQQRSQPAASSGPSEQPAANSSPSQQPAAVPACSRQRSQPAAIRVLSQQQCPPAVVFTSSGPLQQRTPTAAILGGSQHPAAVPTSSQQRSQPAASRSPSQQKAAVPASRQQRSQPAASSQQQSQPAASSGPSQQRSKQEVVPASSQQRSQPAAVHPSSGPQQQRFLEAAVTTSSCPSQQQVMVPTKSQQPAAVTASCQQQSQPEASSVPIQQLAAFPARSGPGKQQSPPAARSGPSQRQQRSQTAFQPAARSQQRSQPPASSAPTQQRSPLAVVPASSDLLQQRPVAAAIPTNSGFWQQRSPPVAVPASSSPSQQPVVVPASSQKRTQPVATSGPSQQPAASSQQQSQPAASSSPSQHSQQLEEVPASNQQRSQPATSSGPSQQPAMVPASSQQQFSQQWSPPAAVPGSSDPNLQRCQPAASTGPSRQPAGSSGPSQQGAAAPASSQQPTAVPDSSQQRSQTTARSGPSQQPAVVLANCQQPAADPDSSHQLRYQPAASSQQRSQQAASSGPSQQPVSNSWQRSQPAASRGSSLQRSQPAAFLASSQQRSQPASVPGSSNPRQQWSQPAASSWQPAVFRPAASIGFSQQQAVVPAGSQQPAADLDRNQERFQPAASSLQRSQPAARGGPIQQRPHQQPAEVLASSQHRSQPATSSGPSQQLSLPAAVPASRCPCQHCSQQQRSQPAASNGPRKKRSQPAASSSPSQQLAAVPTSRDPSQQRSQPAATSVPRQQRFRLATVPARTIPVSRVPSQQPAAIPASSSTRHQQSPPTVVPAIRQQRSKPAASSDPSQQIAAFPASRQQPTEVPTSSQQQTKPALSSGPRQQPAAFPASSSPHHQQSTPEVVPSSSSLS